In Aquipuribacter hungaricus, one DNA window encodes the following:
- a CDS encoding twin-arginine translocase TatA/TatE family subunit: MPFDINGGEFLVILLLAALLLGPDRLPELARGAARLVRRGRDFATGASAQMKDEMGVDLDGVDWRRYDPRQYHPRRIVQNALSDAFDDEDTPSQRRKATTAAAKRTEAGRPSGSTSLTKAATGSPAAPPARPTGSSGATGASARGGREKTGPQTVRTSTSAVPRRPSPPPTTWADAARRAGVDTDAT, from the coding sequence GTGCCCTTCGACATCAACGGCGGCGAGTTCCTCGTCATCCTGCTGCTCGCTGCCCTGCTGCTGGGGCCCGACCGGTTGCCCGAGCTCGCGCGCGGCGCGGCCCGGCTGGTCCGGCGGGGCCGCGACTTCGCGACCGGCGCCTCGGCCCAGATGAAGGACGAGATGGGCGTCGACCTCGACGGCGTCGACTGGCGCCGCTACGACCCGCGCCAGTACCACCCGCGCCGCATCGTGCAGAACGCGCTCAGCGACGCGTTCGACGACGAGGACACCCCCTCGCAGCGCCGCAAGGCGACCACGGCCGCGGCCAAGCGGACCGAGGCCGGCCGACCGTCGGGCTCGACGAGCCTGACCAAGGCCGCCACGGGGTCGCCCGCCGCGCCCCCGGCACGGCCCACGGGCTCGTCCGGTGCCACGGGGGCGTCCGCGCGCGGCGGCCGGGAGAAGACCGGTCCGCAGACCGTGCGCACGAGCACGTCCGCCGTGCCGCGCCGGCCGAGCCCCCCGCCCACCACCTGGGCCGACGCCGCCAGGCGGGCCGGGGTCGACACCGACGCCACCTGA
- a CDS encoding enoyl-CoA hydratase/isomerase family protein, with protein MSEQPDHAGVRVEVDGAVATVVLDRPAAMNSLTTPTKVALLAALERVAADDAVRCVVLTGTGRAFSVGQDLREHADVLASGDLSSLWSTVPEHYNPVSTLLATMPKPVIAAVNGVAAGAGASFAMAADLRLVGASAGFNLAFTGIGLSADSGATWYLPRLVGTGRAMDLLLRPRTVHAQEALDIGLATEVVPDADLPTRAAEVAASLAAGPTLAYAAVRRAVAFSAAHDLPASLAHESDAMSATGATQDHADAVRSFLAKERPTFHAR; from the coding sequence GTGAGCGAGCAGCCAGACCACGCGGGGGTGCGGGTCGAGGTCGACGGTGCCGTCGCGACCGTCGTCCTCGACCGGCCCGCCGCGATGAACTCCCTGACCACCCCGACCAAGGTCGCGCTGCTCGCCGCGCTGGAGCGGGTGGCCGCCGACGACGCCGTCCGCTGCGTCGTCCTCACCGGCACGGGGCGCGCGTTCTCCGTCGGCCAGGACCTGCGCGAGCACGCGGACGTGCTCGCCTCGGGCGACCTGTCCTCGCTCTGGTCGACGGTGCCCGAGCACTACAACCCGGTGAGCACGCTGCTGGCGACCATGCCCAAGCCGGTGATCGCGGCGGTCAACGGGGTGGCCGCCGGGGCCGGGGCGTCGTTCGCCATGGCTGCCGACCTGCGGCTGGTGGGGGCGTCGGCGGGCTTCAACCTGGCCTTCACCGGCATCGGGCTGTCCGCGGACTCCGGCGCCACCTGGTACCTGCCCCGCCTGGTCGGCACCGGCCGGGCGATGGACCTGCTGCTGCGGCCGCGGACCGTGCACGCGCAGGAGGCGCTCGACATCGGCCTGGCCACCGAGGTGGTCCCGGACGCCGACCTGCCGACCCGGGCCGCCGAGGTCGCCGCGTCGCTGGCCGCCGGGCCGACCCTGGCCTACGCCGCCGTCCGCCGCGCCGTCGCGTTCTCCGCCGCGCACGACCTGCCCGCCTCCCTGGCGCACGAGTCCGACGCGATGTCCGCGACGGGCGCCACGCAGGACCACGCCGACGCCGTCCGGTCGTTCCTGGCCAAGGAGCGGCCGACGTTCCACGCCCGCTGA
- the sigE gene encoding RNA polymerase sigma factor SigE, with protein sequence MSTSPSPSTTVPTPSTAAGLPRAVVPSDGPAGAPDQPHDALHDVLLDASGEVWVKPTWEEVVRDHSARVYRLAYRLTGNPHDAEDITQEVFVRVFRSLDSYRPGTFEGWLHRITTNLFLDSVRRKQRQRTDALSEDAAERLPGREPGPEREFEFRHLADDVQAALDALSPDFRAAVVLSDIEGLTYEEIATTLGVKLGTVRSRIHRGRAQLRRSLEHRRPGRGAVAPLLTGGLV encoded by the coding sequence ATGAGCACGAGCCCGTCGCCGAGCACCACCGTCCCCACCCCGAGCACCGCGGCCGGGCTGCCCCGTGCCGTCGTGCCGTCCGACGGGCCCGCGGGGGCTCCCGACCAGCCTCACGACGCCCTCCACGACGTCCTGCTCGACGCGTCCGGCGAGGTGTGGGTCAAGCCCACGTGGGAGGAGGTCGTCCGCGACCACTCCGCGCGGGTGTACCGCCTGGCCTACCGGCTCACCGGGAACCCGCACGACGCCGAGGACATCACCCAGGAGGTGTTCGTCCGGGTGTTCCGCTCCCTGGACTCCTACCGCCCGGGGACCTTCGAGGGCTGGCTGCACCGGATCACGACCAACCTGTTCCTCGACAGCGTCCGGCGCAAGCAGCGCCAGCGCACCGACGCCCTGTCCGAGGACGCCGCCGAGCGGCTGCCCGGCCGCGAGCCCGGCCCGGAGCGGGAGTTCGAGTTCCGCCACCTCGCCGACGACGTGCAGGCCGCCCTGGACGCGCTCAGCCCGGACTTCCGCGCCGCCGTCGTCCTCAGCGACATCGAGGGCCTCACCTACGAGGAGATCGCGACCACGCTGGGCGTCAAGCTCGGCACGGTCCGCTCCCGCATCCACCGCGGCCGCGCCCAGCTGCGCCGCTCGCTGGAGCACCGCCGTCCCGGGCGGGGCGCGGTGGCGCCCCTGCTCACCGGCGGCCTCGTCTGA
- a CDS encoding O-methyltransferase, with protein sequence MTASKAASWTWTESWVEESPAVLDARTRAAELGVVAVSPGTGSLLAVLAASLPGRAVVDVGTGTGVAALRMLEAMPENGVLTSIDVEVEHQGAARTALQAAGIRGNRARIIHGDAADVLPRLADGGYDLVHVDVDDPRVSALVLTEALRLLRAGGVLVVSDALAQDRVPDPAQRDQRTTAARELLRAVADDDRLVRTVVPVGDGVLLAVKR encoded by the coding sequence ATGACCGCCTCCAAAGCCGCCAGCTGGACCTGGACCGAGAGCTGGGTCGAGGAGTCGCCGGCCGTCCTCGACGCGCGCACCCGCGCCGCCGAGCTCGGCGTCGTCGCCGTGTCCCCCGGGACCGGCTCGCTGCTCGCCGTGCTCGCCGCCTCGCTGCCCGGCCGGGCCGTCGTCGACGTCGGCACGGGGACCGGGGTGGCCGCGCTGCGCATGCTCGAGGCGATGCCCGAGAACGGGGTGCTGACGAGCATCGACGTCGAGGTCGAGCACCAGGGCGCCGCGCGCACCGCGCTGCAGGCCGCGGGCATCCGCGGCAACCGGGCGCGCATCATCCACGGCGACGCGGCGGACGTCCTGCCCCGGCTGGCCGACGGCGGGTACGACCTCGTCCACGTCGACGTCGACGACCCCCGGGTGAGCGCGCTCGTGCTCACCGAGGCGCTGCGCCTGCTGCGGGCCGGCGGCGTGCTCGTCGTCTCCGACGCCCTCGCGCAGGACCGCGTGCCGGACCCGGCCCAGCGCGACCAGCGGACCACCGCGGCGCGCGAGCTGCTGCGCGCGGTCGCCGACGACGACCGGCTCGTCCGCACCGTCGTGCCCGTGGGCGACGGCGTCCTGCTGGCCGTCAAGCGCTGA
- a CDS encoding DivIVA domain-containing protein, whose amino-acid sequence MDLLLVALLLLSVAGVVAVALGAVRGGMAPVTETLPPPLAGPLEHADDLDRARFTLALRGYRMDQVDAVLDEARDLLEARDAEIARLRGLVGHAGAHLAEPGDVQDPVPEGTPPPVPAPLAGEDDAHLDPTDLVDPVDPVAPVEPVGIDPVDAVDAPLADPAARRHA is encoded by the coding sequence GTGGACCTCCTCCTGGTCGCCCTCCTCCTGCTGTCCGTCGCGGGCGTCGTCGCCGTGGCGCTCGGCGCGGTGCGCGGCGGGATGGCGCCTGTCACGGAGACGCTGCCGCCCCCGCTGGCCGGGCCGCTGGAGCACGCCGACGACCTGGACCGGGCGCGCTTCACCCTGGCGCTTCGCGGCTACCGGATGGACCAGGTCGACGCGGTGCTCGACGAGGCGCGCGACCTGCTCGAGGCCCGGGACGCCGAGATCGCGCGGCTGCGGGGGCTCGTCGGCCACGCCGGAGCCCACCTGGCCGAGCCCGGCGACGTGCAGGACCCCGTCCCCGAGGGCACGCCGCCCCCGGTGCCCGCCCCGCTGGCCGGCGAGGACGACGCGCACCTGGACCCCACCGACCTGGTCGACCCCGTCGACCCCGTCGCCCCCGTCGAGCCCGTCGGCATCGACCCCGTGGACGCTGTCGACGCCCCGCTCGCCGACCCCGCAGCCAGGAGGCACGCGTGA
- a CDS encoding DUF3117 domain-containing protein, whose product MAAMKPRTGDGPLEVTKEGRGIVMRVPLEGGGRLVVEMTPTEAGELGDALKAVVV is encoded by the coding sequence ATGGCCGCGATGAAGCCCCGCACCGGTGACGGTCCGCTGGAGGTCACCAAGGAGGGGCGCGGGATCGTCATGAGGGTGCCGCTGGAGGGTGGCGGGCGTCTCGTCGTCGAGATGACCCCCACCGAGGCCGGCGAGCTCGGCGACGCGCTCAAGGCCGTCGTCGTCTGA
- a CDS encoding anti-sigma factor family protein, with translation MLRLPHPRTALSGYADRRLPAWQRAVVRRHLRGCTRCAVEVARTRALTQALRQAPPPVPGPSDALLDRLLALGDAGPAADPAAGPQEQPGTGSAPGAPPVPVLPPDAPPDVPPHLSLAGASVVAHPAGRGPHERPAVGAAGVLVAAAVMVGTVGAGAVVTGTPLPWSAAVGRASVHTVVPRLFPPDPPGGAPSVRPVDDGARP, from the coding sequence GTGCTCCGCCTGCCCCACCCCCGGACCGCGCTGAGCGGGTACGCCGACCGTCGGCTGCCCGCCTGGCAGCGTGCCGTCGTGCGCCGGCACCTGCGCGGCTGCACCCGGTGCGCGGTGGAGGTGGCGCGGACCCGTGCGCTCACCCAGGCGCTGCGGCAGGCCCCGCCCCCGGTCCCCGGGCCGTCCGACGCCCTGCTCGACCGCCTCCTCGCCCTCGGCGACGCCGGCCCCGCTGCCGACCCGGCGGCAGGACCGCAGGAGCAGCCCGGCACCGGCTCAGCACCCGGGGCTCCGCCCGTCCCCGTGCTCCCGCCCGACGCCCCGCCCGACGTCCCGCCCCACCTGTCGCTCGCGGGCGCCTCCGTCGTGGCCCACCCGGCCGGCCGCGGCCCGCACGAGCGGCCGGCAGTCGGTGCAGCCGGCGTGCTCGTCGCGGCGGCCGTCATGGTGGGGACCGTCGGGGCGGGCGCCGTGGTGACGGGCACCCCCCTGCCCTGGTCCGCGGCCGTGGGCCGCGCCTCGGTGCACACGGTGGTGCCGCGGCTGTTCCCCCCGGACCCGCCTGGCGGTGCGCCGTCGGTGCGCCCGGTCGATGATGGTGCGCGTCCATGA
- a CDS encoding DNA-3-methyladenine glycosylase I has product MSGAVVGDDGLGRCPWGDAPPEYRDYHDTEWGRPVTGEHALFERVSLEAFQSGLSWLVVLRKREGFRAAFAGFDPEVVAGYDEDDVARLLGDAAIVRNGAKIRATVANARAVLALRDAGGLDGLVEAHRPPPAAGPRHGSLAEVPATTPGSVALARALKGAGFRFVGPTTAYALMQASGLVDDHVQGCHVRPAPGTRTA; this is encoded by the coding sequence GTGAGCGGCGCCGTCGTCGGCGACGACGGGCTCGGGCGCTGCCCCTGGGGGGACGCGCCGCCGGAGTACCGCGACTACCACGACACCGAGTGGGGCCGGCCCGTCACCGGTGAGCACGCCCTGTTCGAGCGGGTGAGCCTGGAGGCGTTCCAGTCGGGCCTGTCGTGGCTGGTCGTCCTCCGCAAGCGCGAGGGGTTCCGCGCGGCGTTCGCCGGGTTCGACCCCGAGGTCGTCGCAGGCTACGACGAGGACGACGTCGCCCGGCTGCTCGGCGACGCGGCGATCGTCCGCAACGGGGCCAAGATCCGCGCGACGGTCGCCAACGCCCGGGCCGTGCTGGCGCTGCGGGACGCCGGCGGGCTGGACGGGCTCGTCGAGGCGCACCGTCCGCCGCCGGCGGCTGGCCCCCGGCACGGCTCGCTCGCCGAGGTCCCCGCCACGACGCCGGGGTCGGTGGCGCTCGCGCGCGCCCTCAAGGGGGCCGGGTTCCGGTTCGTCGGGCCGACGACGGCGTACGCCCTCATGCAGGCGAGCGGCCTGGTCGACGACCACGTCCAGGGCTGCCACGTGCGGCCCGCCCCGGGCACCCGCACCGCCTGA
- a CDS encoding glucosyl-3-phosphoglycerate synthase: protein MNAPVRAPGTGPAPVDALGVPGLGAWYRTRTWHDVTWSAQDLVRGKEGRRVAVVLPALDEETTVGGVVRAFLPLTRRQGPGMPPLVDEVLVVDSGSTDATVAVARAAGARVVTREEALPGVPVRPGKGEVLWRALAATDADIVVYADSDLVDVHASLVVGLLGPILREEGVHLVKAFYARPLRLETTTEKSGGGRVTELLARPALATFAPQLGGVVQPLGGEYAGTRELLEQVPFAGGYGIEVGLLLDTLALLGLDAIAQVDVGVRKHRHRDLLSLGVAAQEIMLTIARRTAGTDLVRAVAHGGPGAAGGVDLVQFDQAADGRWRPGTTHVVVHDRPPMAEVLASLRAAARADGGQRRSA, encoded by the coding sequence ATGAACGCACCCGTACGCGCCCCGGGCACCGGCCCGGCTCCCGTGGACGCCCTGGGCGTGCCCGGCCTGGGCGCCTGGTACCGCACCCGCACCTGGCACGACGTCACGTGGTCCGCGCAGGACCTGGTCCGCGGCAAGGAGGGCCGCCGTGTCGCCGTCGTCCTGCCCGCCCTGGACGAGGAGACCACGGTGGGCGGGGTGGTCCGGGCGTTCCTGCCGCTCACCCGCCGCCAGGGACCGGGCATGCCGCCGCTCGTGGACGAGGTCCTCGTCGTCGACTCCGGGTCCACGGACGCCACGGTCGCCGTCGCCCGCGCCGCCGGGGCGCGCGTGGTCACCCGGGAGGAGGCGCTGCCGGGGGTGCCGGTGCGCCCCGGCAAGGGCGAGGTGCTGTGGCGCGCGCTCGCCGCGACGGACGCCGACATCGTGGTCTACGCCGACTCCGACCTGGTCGACGTGCACGCCAGCCTCGTCGTCGGCCTGCTCGGGCCGATCCTGCGGGAGGAGGGCGTCCACCTGGTCAAGGCCTTCTACGCCCGGCCGCTGCGGCTGGAGACGACGACCGAGAAGTCCGGCGGGGGCCGCGTCACCGAGCTGCTCGCCAGGCCGGCGCTCGCGACCTTCGCGCCGCAGCTCGGGGGCGTGGTGCAGCCGCTCGGCGGGGAGTACGCGGGCACCCGGGAGCTGCTCGAGCAGGTCCCGTTCGCCGGCGGCTACGGCATCGAGGTGGGCCTGCTCCTGGACACCCTCGCGCTGCTCGGCCTGGACGCGATCGCCCAGGTCGACGTGGGGGTCCGCAAGCACCGGCACCGCGACCTGCTGAGCCTCGGCGTGGCCGCCCAGGAGATCATGCTGACCATCGCCCGGCGCACCGCCGGGACGGACCTGGTGCGCGCCGTGGCGCACGGTGGTCCGGGGGCCGCCGGCGGCGTCGACCTCGTCCAGTTCGACCAGGCCGCGGACGGGCGGTGGCGCCCCGGCACCACGCACGTCGTGGTCCACGACCGCCCGCCCATGGCCGAGGTGCTGGCCTCCCTGCGCGCGGCCGCCCGGGCGGACGGCGGGCAGCGGCGCTCCGCCTGA
- the folP gene encoding dihydropteroate synthase gives MRPHPEQAPGEAPGLGGGPGTGTGTGLRLGGRSFPPGRTVVMAVVNRTPDSFFSGARQLDDRVALAAVDEAVDAGADVVDVGGVKAGPGEDVPPQQELDRVVGFVAAVRERHPDVVVSVDTWRAEVAGQACAAGAALVNDTWAGHDPDLVHVAARHGAGYVVSHTGGARPRTRPHRVTYGTTAEGVVDDVLATLRAGAARAVGAGVDPRSVLVDPTHDFGKNTWHSLALVRRTDAVVALGLPVLMALSRKDFVGETLDLPPDERLEGTLAATAVAAWLGATVFRCHDARATRRALDVVEAVRGDLVPPRALRGLA, from the coding sequence ATGCGCCCCCACCCCGAGCAGGCCCCCGGCGAGGCCCCCGGTCTCGGCGGAGGTCCCGGCACGGGCACAGGGACCGGCCTGCGGCTGGGCGGCCGGTCGTTCCCGCCGGGTCGCACGGTGGTCATGGCCGTGGTCAACCGGACTCCGGACTCCTTCTTCTCCGGCGCCCGGCAGCTGGACGACCGGGTGGCCCTGGCCGCGGTGGACGAGGCGGTCGACGCCGGCGCGGACGTCGTCGACGTCGGCGGGGTCAAGGCCGGGCCGGGGGAGGACGTGCCGCCGCAGCAGGAGCTCGACCGGGTGGTCGGCTTCGTCGCCGCCGTGCGCGAGCGGCACCCGGACGTCGTGGTGTCCGTCGACACCTGGCGCGCCGAGGTCGCCGGGCAGGCCTGCGCGGCCGGGGCGGCGCTGGTCAACGACACCTGGGCCGGCCACGACCCCGACCTCGTCCACGTCGCCGCCCGCCACGGCGCCGGCTACGTCGTCTCGCACACCGGCGGTGCCCGGCCGCGCACCCGCCCCCACCGCGTCACCTACGGCACGACCGCCGAGGGGGTGGTCGACGACGTGCTCGCCACGCTGCGCGCCGGTGCCGCCCGGGCCGTCGGGGCCGGGGTCGACCCCCGCTCGGTCCTCGTCGACCCCACCCACGACTTCGGCAAGAACACGTGGCACAGCCTCGCGCTGGTCCGGCGCACCGATGCGGTGGTGGCCCTCGGCCTCCCGGTGCTCATGGCGCTGAGCCGCAAGGACTTCGTCGGGGAGACCCTCGACCTGCCGCCCGACGAGCGGCTCGAGGGCACCCTCGCCGCCACCGCCGTCGCCGCCTGGCTGGGCGCCACGGTGTTCCGCTGCCACGACGCCCGCGCCACCCGCCGCGCCCTCGACGTCGTCGAGGCCGTGCGCGGCGACCTGGTCCCCCCACGAGCCCTGAGAGGTCTGGCATGA
- a CDS encoding SRPBCC family protein, translated as MTRFVAVVDVDAPVQDVWDRLTDWPSHTRWVPFTTVRVLTPLATGVGARFVGRTSLSAAGLDRLGFDDPMEVTAWLPPADGLPGRCGIRKLGRLVRGSAAFDVVALPGGGTGRPLTRVLWEGDLDLPPRPVTRLLAPLVALAGRLAYSAALRSMARELEAEQRRP; from the coding sequence GTGACCCGCTTCGTCGCGGTCGTCGACGTCGACGCCCCGGTCCAGGACGTCTGGGACCGGCTCACGGACTGGCCGAGCCACACCCGCTGGGTGCCGTTCACCACGGTCCGCGTCCTCACCCCCCTGGCCACGGGCGTAGGCGCGCGCTTCGTCGGGCGGACCTCGCTGTCCGCCGCGGGGCTGGACCGGCTCGGCTTCGACGACCCGATGGAGGTCACCGCCTGGCTCCCGCCGGCCGACGGCCTGCCGGGCCGGTGCGGCATCCGCAAGCTCGGCCGGCTCGTGCGCGGCAGCGCCGCCTTCGACGTGGTGGCCCTGCCCGGGGGCGGCACCGGACGACCGCTCACCCGGGTGCTGTGGGAGGGGGACCTCGACCTGCCCCCCCGCCCGGTCACCCGGCTGCTCGCGCCCCTGGTCGCGCTCGCGGGCCGGCTCGCCTACTCCGCGGCGCTGCGGTCCATGGCGCGCGAGCTCGAGGCGGAGCAGCGCAGGCCGTGA
- a CDS encoding Mrp/NBP35 family ATP-binding protein, whose product MTPPSATPPSTDAVRVALATVDDPEIRRPVTELGMVKDVVVHPDGSVDVALFLTVAGCPMKETLTAAVTAAVSALDGVTGVQVELDVMSAEQREQLRTMLRGGVPEKEVPFARAGSRTRVFAVASGKGGVGKSSVTVNLAAAMAQQGLAVGVVDADVHGFSVPRMLGVGRTPTRVDDMILPPVALGVKVISIGMFVPGNQAVVWRGPMLHRALQQFLVDVFWGELDVLLLDLPPGTGDIAISVAQLLPGSELLVVTTPQQAAAEVAERAGSIAAQTRQHVAGVIENMSWLELPDGSRMEVFGSGGGRTVSESLTRALGHDVPLLGQVPLDTAVREGGDSGVPVVLGAPDSPAATALRGIARGLSRRRQSLVGRQLGLSPAV is encoded by the coding sequence GTGACTCCCCCCTCCGCCACGCCCCCGAGCACCGACGCGGTCCGGGTGGCGCTCGCGACGGTCGACGACCCCGAGATCCGGCGCCCCGTCACCGAGCTCGGCATGGTGAAGGACGTCGTGGTGCACCCCGACGGCAGCGTCGACGTCGCGCTGTTCCTCACCGTGGCCGGCTGCCCCATGAAGGAGACGCTGACCGCGGCGGTGACCGCGGCGGTCTCCGCCCTGGACGGCGTCACGGGCGTGCAGGTCGAGCTCGACGTCATGAGCGCCGAGCAGCGCGAGCAGCTGCGCACCATGCTGCGCGGCGGCGTCCCCGAGAAGGAGGTGCCGTTCGCCCGGGCCGGCTCGCGCACCCGGGTGTTCGCGGTGGCCTCCGGCAAGGGCGGCGTCGGCAAGTCCAGCGTGACGGTCAACCTGGCCGCCGCCATGGCGCAGCAGGGGCTGGCGGTCGGGGTCGTCGACGCGGACGTCCACGGTTTCTCGGTGCCGCGGATGCTCGGCGTCGGCCGCACCCCCACCCGGGTCGACGACATGATCCTGCCGCCGGTCGCCCTGGGCGTGAAGGTCATCTCCATCGGGATGTTCGTCCCCGGCAACCAGGCCGTGGTGTGGCGGGGCCCGATGCTGCACCGCGCCCTCCAGCAGTTCCTCGTCGACGTGTTCTGGGGCGAGCTGGACGTGCTGCTGCTCGACCTGCCCCCCGGCACCGGCGACATCGCCATCTCGGTGGCCCAGCTGCTGCCGGGCTCGGAGCTGCTGGTCGTCACCACCCCCCAGCAGGCGGCGGCCGAGGTCGCCGAGCGGGCCGGGTCCATCGCGGCGCAGACCCGCCAGCACGTGGCCGGCGTCATCGAGAACATGTCGTGGCTGGAGCTGCCGGACGGCTCCCGCATGGAGGTCTTCGGCTCCGGCGGCGGGCGGACGGTCTCGGAGTCGCTCACCCGGGCGCTCGGGCACGACGTGCCGCTGCTGGGCCAGGTGCCGCTGGACACCGCGGTCCGCGAGGGCGGCGACTCCGGCGTCCCGGTCGTGCTCGGCGCCCCGGACTCCCCCGCCGCGACCGCGCTGCGCGGCATCGCCCGGGGGCTGTCGCGCCGTCGGCAGAGCCTGGTCGGCCGCCAGCTGGGCCTCAGCCCCGCCGTCTGA
- a CDS encoding S1C family serine protease — MTDQSNGADPYGRPPAPAPGSDPWARDQRPQEPSWQQQQAPQQPAQQQPSPVPTWYADTQPVTSVQERPLPPAAPSGQVAWAEAQPWDGRPHQSPDVDTLGRPSRRRGGGGLVTLAVVLSLIAGLLGGLLGSLVADGTDLAGRVGLGDDDRGAASSDGSAAGTGGSTGVADEPAEVGEVGSVAEIAARVLPSVVSIRVVAGQGEGTGSGFVIDEEGLVVTNNHVVAAGGDEPAEDIVVELANGSQATAEVVGVEPSYDIAVLRIDPAEAGAPLVALPFGDSDSVVVGEQVVAIGAPLGLDSTVTTGIVSALNRPVSAGDAQQTAFINAIQTDAAINPGNSGGPLVNMRGEVVGVNSAIAQAPGGQAGGSIGLGFSIPSNQAQRTATELIETGVATFPVVGVLLDRTYTGEGVRIVTEQDATAENPPVTPGGPAAEAGLQAGDTILAFEGRPVTESDELVVAIRAQEPGDEVTLTVRRGEEVFDVDLTLQAAEQD, encoded by the coding sequence ATGACTGACCAGAGCAACGGCGCCGACCCCTACGGCCGGCCCCCCGCACCCGCCCCCGGCAGCGACCCCTGGGCCCGCGACCAGCGGCCGCAGGAGCCCTCGTGGCAGCAGCAGCAGGCGCCGCAGCAGCCGGCCCAGCAGCAGCCGTCGCCGGTGCCCACCTGGTACGCGGACACCCAGCCCGTGACGAGCGTGCAGGAGCGGCCGCTGCCGCCCGCCGCCCCGTCCGGGCAGGTCGCCTGGGCCGAGGCGCAGCCGTGGGACGGCCGCCCCCACCAGTCCCCGGACGTCGACACCCTCGGCCGTCCTTCCCGGCGCCGGGGCGGCGGCGGTCTCGTCACCCTCGCCGTCGTGCTGTCGCTCATCGCGGGCCTGCTGGGCGGGCTGCTCGGGTCCCTCGTGGCCGACGGCACCGACCTGGCCGGCCGCGTCGGGCTGGGCGACGACGACCGCGGGGCCGCCTCCAGCGACGGCAGCGCCGCGGGCACCGGCGGCAGCACCGGCGTCGCCGACGAGCCGGCCGAGGTCGGCGAGGTCGGGTCCGTGGCCGAGATCGCCGCGCGCGTCCTGCCCAGCGTGGTGTCCATCCGCGTGGTCGCAGGCCAGGGCGAGGGCACCGGCTCGGGCTTCGTCATCGACGAGGAGGGTCTCGTCGTCACCAACAACCACGTCGTGGCCGCGGGCGGCGACGAGCCGGCCGAGGACATCGTCGTCGAGCTCGCCAACGGCTCGCAGGCCACCGCCGAGGTCGTCGGCGTCGAGCCGTCCTACGACATCGCCGTGCTCCGCATCGACCCCGCCGAGGCCGGCGCCCCCCTGGTGGCGCTGCCGTTCGGGGACTCCGACTCCGTCGTCGTGGGGGAGCAGGTCGTCGCCATCGGCGCGCCCCTCGGGCTGGACTCCACGGTGACCACCGGCATCGTCAGCGCCCTCAACCGGCCCGTGTCCGCCGGCGACGCGCAGCAGACGGCCTTCATCAACGCCATCCAGACCGACGCGGCGATCAACCCCGGCAACTCCGGCGGCCCGCTGGTCAACATGCGCGGGGAGGTCGTCGGCGTGAACTCCGCCATCGCCCAGGCCCCGGGCGGGCAGGCCGGCGGCAGCATCGGTCTCGGCTTCTCCATCCCGAGCAACCAGGCCCAGCGCACGGCGACCGAGCTCATCGAGACCGGCGTGGCGACGTTCCCCGTCGTCGGCGTGCTGCTCGACCGCACCTACACCGGCGAGGGGGTCCGGATCGTCACCGAGCAGGACGCCACCGCCGAGAACCCGCCGGTCACCCCGGGCGGGCCGGCGGCCGAGGCGGGCCTGCAGGCCGGGGACACCATCCTCGCCTTCGAGGGCCGGCCCGTGACGGAGTCCGACGAGCTCGTCGTGGCCATCCGGGCGCAGGAGCCTGGCGACGAGGTGACCCTCACGGTCCGCCGGGGCGAGGAGGTCTTCGACGTGGACCTCACGCTGCAGGCGGCCGAGCAGGACTAG